The bacterium genome includes the window AGTGACCGGCTCGGGGAAAACATTTACTGTGGCTAATGTCATTGCCCAGATTAATAAGCCAACTTTAGTCATCTCGCATAATAAAACCTTAGCCGCTCAACTCTATTATGAGTTAAAAGGTTTTTTCCCACACAATAGCGTGGAATATTTCGTGAGTTACTATGACTACTACCAGCCTGAGGCTTACCTTCCGGCTACCGATACCTATATTGAGAAGGATTCCTCGATTAATGAAGAATTAGATAGATTACGGCTGGCGGCTACCTGTTCACTAATTACCAGACAGGATGTCATCATCGTTGCCTCGGTCTCCTGTATCTATAATATTGGCTCACCACAAGAATATAAAGATGCCTATCTTTTCCTCGAAACAGGGGAGAACTTCCCAAGAAATGAAATTCTTAAACGATTAGTTGAGATTCACTACGAGCGAAATGATATAGACTTTTCAAGAGGGAAATTCAGGGTTAGAGGGGATACCATTGAAGTTTTCCCATCCTATTATGAAGATACTGCTTACCGAATTGAGTTATTTGGCGATGAGGTCGAAAAAATCTGTGAGATTAATCCTTTGACCGGTAAAATAACATCAGTTTCAAATCGGCTTCTTGTTTATCCGGCAAAGCATTTTGTAACGACACAAAGCCGTTTGGAACGAGCATTACTTTCAATTGAAATGGAATTGGATGAAAGGGTAACTCATCTGAGAGGGCAAAATAAATTATTAGAAGCTCAGCGATTAGAATCTCGGACTAAATATGATATGGAGATTATGCGGGAGATAGGGACATGCCACGGCATAGAGAATTATTCAAGGCATTTTGATGGCAGACGACCAGGAGAGCGACCATGGACACTGATTGATTATTTCCCAAAAGATTTTCTTCTCATTATTGATGAGTCCCATGTTACTTTGCCCCAATTGAAAGGTATGTATGAAGGGGATAGGTCAAGAAAGCAAAGTCTTGTAGATTATGGTTTCCGTCTCCCATCGGCTTATGATAATCGACCTTTAAAACTTGCTGAATTTGAAAGGTTGATGCCACAAACAATATTCGTTTCGGCTACACCTGGAGATTATGAACTAAAAGTAAGTAGTCAAATCGTAGAATTAATCATTAGACCAACAGGGTTAGTTGACCCAAAACTCGATGTCCGAAAGG containing:
- the uvrB gene encoding excinuclease ABC subunit UvrB yields the protein MSRFELIAPFKPCGDQPKAIAQLTAGISKDFRYQTLLGVTGSGKTFTVANVIAQINKPTLVISHNKTLAAQLYYELKGFFPHNSVEYFVSYYDYYQPEAYLPATDTYIEKDSSINEELDRLRLAATCSLITRQDVIIVASVSCIYNIGSPQEYKDAYLFLETGENFPRNEILKRLVEIHYERNDIDFSRGKFRVRGDTIEVFPSYYEDTAYRIELFGDEVEKICEINPLTGKITSVSNRLLVYPAKHFVTTQSRLERALLSIEMELDERVTHLRGQNKLLEAQRLESRTKYDMEIMREIGTCHGIENYSRHFDGRRPGERPWTLIDYFPKDFLLIIDESHVTLPQLKGMYEGDRSRKQSLVDYGFRLPSAYDNRPLKLAEFERLMPQTIFVSATPGDYELKVSSQIVELIIRPTGLVDPKLDVRKVEGQIDNLIREIRARVANKERILVTTLTKRMAEDLAEYLSKMDIKVRYLHSEIQTLDRVEILRDLRLGEFDVLVGINLLREGLDLPEVSLVAVLDADKEGYLRSERSLIQVFGRTARHINGQVIMYGNTITGSMKRAIDETNRRRKIQMEYNQTYGITPQTIQKAIAESLVTTPKEPKSLKDARVKYKIKGDISSIVKELERQMYEAADNLEYEKAAVLRDEIYELKNQLYTS